In the Phaeobacter gallaeciensis genome, one interval contains:
- a CDS encoding sulfotransferase yields the protein MSLKVINLGLPKSGTTTLGKALSQAGYSVADHRLRDREEDKPGKRRIFVGSLLYKGLYERGDPMAYLDGFDALSEVSFIHGKFSVWPQFDFALLKVLKDLNPGLKFIATRRDAASHSKSIMAWNNLGTARLPASTVPGLPIGYGKTAEQQMIWIDGHYEALKHWFREDPDYLEINVADAGAQARVGAFLGRDLPWWGQANVNRKARS from the coding sequence ATGAGCCTCAAGGTCATCAACCTCGGCCTGCCGAAATCGGGCACCACCACGCTGGGCAAGGCGCTGTCGCAGGCGGGTTATTCCGTGGCCGATCACCGCCTGCGCGACCGCGAGGAAGACAAACCCGGCAAGCGGCGGATTTTCGTCGGCAGCCTCCTTTACAAAGGACTATATGAGCGCGGCGATCCCATGGCCTATCTGGATGGTTTTGATGCGCTGTCAGAGGTGAGCTTTATCCATGGCAAATTCTCGGTCTGGCCGCAATTCGATTTTGCCCTGCTGAAAGTGCTGAAGGATCTCAACCCGGGGCTCAAATTCATCGCCACCCGGCGCGATGCGGCCAGTCATTCCAAATCGATCATGGCTTGGAACAATCTTGGCACCGCCCGGCTGCCCGCCAGCACGGTGCCTGGCCTGCCGATCGGATACGGCAAGACGGCGGAACAGCAGATGATCTGGATTGACGGTCATTACGAGGCGCTGAAACACTGGTTCCGCGAGGACCCCGATTACCTTGAGATCAACGTCGCCGATGCCGGTGCGCAAGCGCGGGTGGGCGCGTTCCTTGGGCGCGATCTGCCCTGGTGGGGCCAGGCCAACGTCAACCGGAAGGCACGTTCCTGA
- a CDS encoding YeeE/YedE thiosulfate transporter family protein — translation MAMNWKTGGLLLGFVFFLAVLLVKPIGVSTQFVILDGIIGDAVNSELVTKTEEGYTSTNAYLAKSNGKYAKSVMNPLNYSFVFVLAMAVGGFLSVMARGGLPARERSIPDLWRANMGDGVALRYGATFVGGFIVLYGARLAGGCTSGHMMSGMMQTALSGYLFAAGAFAAAIPVSLILFKKEA, via the coding sequence ATGGCCATGAACTGGAAAACCGGAGGGCTCCTGCTGGGGTTCGTCTTCTTTCTGGCAGTGCTGCTGGTCAAACCGATTGGCGTGTCCACGCAATTCGTGATCCTGGACGGGATCATCGGCGATGCAGTGAACAGCGAATTGGTGACCAAGACCGAGGAAGGATATACCTCGACCAATGCCTATCTGGCGAAATCGAATGGTAAATACGCCAAATCGGTGATGAACCCGCTGAACTACAGCTTTGTCTTTGTTCTTGCGATGGCGGTGGGCGGCTTTCTGTCGGTCATGGCGCGCGGCGGCCTGCCCGCACGGGAGCGTAGCATCCCCGATCTGTGGCGCGCCAATATGGGGGACGGGGTTGCCCTGCGCTACGGCGCGACCTTTGTTGGCGGCTTCATCGTGCTTTACGGCGCGCGCCTTGCGGGCGGCTGCACCTCGGGGCACATGATGTCGGGCATGATGCAGACCGCGCTGTCGGGCTATCTCTTTGCCGCCGGGGCCTTTGCCGCTGCGATTCCCGTATCCCTGATCCTGTTCAAGAAGGAGGCCTGA
- a CDS encoding (2Fe-2S)-binding protein, with product MAKVSMTVNGKPASGDVEGRTLLASFLRDELGLTGTHVGCDTSQCGACVVHVNGKAVKSCTMLAAEADGAEVATIEGQAAPDGTLNAIQQAFQDHHGLQCGFCTPGMVMSAAALLKENPKPTEAEVRAYLEGNICRCTGYHNIVKAILAASGQDVTAIAAE from the coding sequence ATGGCGAAGGTCTCGATGACCGTGAACGGCAAGCCCGCCAGCGGTGATGTGGAGGGGCGCACGCTCCTGGCGTCATTTCTGCGCGACGAGCTGGGGCTCACGGGGACACATGTAGGCTGCGATACCAGCCAGTGCGGCGCCTGCGTGGTGCATGTGAACGGCAAGGCGGTCAAATCCTGCACCATGCTGGCGGCCGAAGCAGACGGCGCAGAGGTTGCCACCATCGAAGGACAGGCGGCTCCGGATGGCACGCTCAACGCGATCCAGCAGGCGTTTCAGGATCACCACGGGCTTCAGTGCGGTTTCTGCACGCCGGGCATGGTGATGTCGGCGGCGGCGCTGCTGAAGGAAAACCCCAAGCCGACCGAAGCCGAGGTGCGCGCCTATCTTGAAGGCAATATTTGCCGCTGCACCGGCTATCATAACATCGTCAAGGCGATCCTTGCCGCGTCCGGTCAGGACGTGACGGCCATTGCAGCCGAATAA
- a CDS encoding XdhC family protein yields MSEETQRFENAPEVALEWHRDGTGAALATVVQTWGSAPRRAGSQLVVGGDGRIEGSVSGGCVESAVVFEALEAIEDGKHRLLEFGVSDDDAFAVGLACGGTIKVLVEPVGGALPVDLLEELVAARKERIALAYEVDLDSGARRLVRDGYAERLRMDRSGVEEDGKTFVAVHNPPLRLIVVGAVHIAQALVPMARIAGYDPVIIDPREAFAAAARFPGETLMDDWPDEAVEKLGLDARTALVLLTHDPKLDDPALEAALGADCFYIGALGSTRTHAKRVDRMVAAGFTAEQIGRIHGPIGLDIGAAGPSEIAVSILAEMTAVLRGKSS; encoded by the coding sequence ATGTCAGAGGAAACCCAGCGTTTCGAGAACGCGCCGGAGGTGGCGCTGGAATGGCACAGGGATGGCACCGGGGCTGCATTGGCCACGGTGGTGCAGACTTGGGGATCGGCGCCGCGCCGGGCCGGATCGCAGCTGGTGGTGGGCGGCGATGGCCGCATCGAAGGCTCGGTCTCGGGCGGCTGCGTCGAAAGCGCGGTGGTCTTTGAGGCGCTGGAGGCGATCGAGGATGGCAAGCATCGCCTGCTCGAGTTCGGGGTCAGCGACGATGATGCCTTTGCCGTGGGGCTGGCCTGCGGCGGCACCATCAAGGTTCTGGTTGAGCCCGTGGGCGGCGCCCTGCCGGTGGATCTGCTGGAGGAACTGGTCGCGGCCCGCAAGGAACGTATTGCGCTTGCCTATGAGGTGGATCTGGACAGCGGCGCGCGGCGTCTGGTGCGGGATGGCTATGCTGAGCGCCTGCGCATGGACCGCTCTGGTGTTGAGGAAGACGGAAAGACCTTCGTTGCCGTGCACAACCCGCCACTGCGGCTGATCGTGGTGGGGGCGGTGCATATCGCCCAGGCGCTGGTGCCCATGGCGCGGATTGCGGGTTATGATCCGGTGATTATCGACCCGCGCGAGGCCTTTGCCGCCGCCGCGCGGTTCCCGGGCGAGACATTGATGGACGATTGGCCGGATGAGGCGGTGGAAAAGCTTGGCCTTGATGCCCGCACCGCGCTGGTGCTGCTGACCCATGATCCGAAACTCGACGATCCGGCGCTGGAGGCTGCGCTGGGCGCGGATTGCTTCTACATCGGCGCGCTTGGCTCCACCCGCACCCATGCCAAACGGGTGGACCGGATGGTGGCGGCTGGTTTCACCGCAGAACAGATCGGGCGCATCCACGGGCCCATCGGTCTGGATATCGGCGCGGCGGGGCCGTCTGAAATCGCGGTGTCGATCCTGGCCGAGATGACAGCGGTTCTGCGCGGCAAATCCTCATGA
- a CDS encoding glycosyltransferase family 2 protein: MRITAVTCVKNEGPFLLEWIVYNRLIGVTDFLFYSNDCSDGTDDLLDALAARGLVQHLPNPAEGRNYQMEALKHARLQTIVTDADWVWVADVDEFLNIHAGDHTIPDLIATCGNPQAISVSFQFFANDGVEAFEDAPVIAQFTRSHNPDICCADGSIEVKTLVRRDFPLQYYGAHRPFFRKALAEDKRPAWTDGGGRRVPFRFLMAANRDHIRKLPAKGARSLATLNHYALRSLDSYLVKNDRGDVNRENRAFDDTYWRERNDPAYQDLSIQRHLPALEAALADLKSDPEIATLHEEAVRLHRAKRDELLAQPSYQAMRDQLRAAPALPPQEEALLRDLGLWTKEAAQ, from the coding sequence ATGCGCATCACCGCCGTCACCTGCGTCAAGAACGAAGGCCCGTTCCTGCTCGAATGGATCGTCTATAACCGGCTGATCGGGGTCACGGATTTCCTGTTCTATTCCAACGATTGCAGCGATGGCACTGATGACCTGCTTGATGCATTGGCAGCGCGGGGGCTGGTGCAGCATCTGCCCAACCCGGCCGAGGGGCGCAATTACCAGATGGAGGCGCTGAAACACGCGCGCCTGCAGACCATCGTGACGGATGCGGACTGGGTCTGGGTGGCCGATGTGGATGAGTTCCTGAATATCCATGCAGGAGACCACACAATCCCCGATCTGATCGCGACCTGTGGCAATCCCCAGGCGATTTCGGTCAGCTTCCAGTTCTTTGCCAACGACGGGGTCGAGGCCTTCGAAGACGCGCCGGTGATCGCCCAGTTCACCCGCTCGCACAACCCGGATATCTGCTGCGCCGATGGTTCAATCGAGGTCAAGACGCTGGTACGCCGCGATTTTCCGCTGCAATACTATGGCGCGCATCGCCCGTTCTTCCGCAAGGCTTTGGCCGAGGACAAGCGCCCCGCCTGGACCGATGGCGGCGGCCGCCGGGTGCCCTTCCGGTTCCTTATGGCTGCAAACCGCGATCATATCCGCAAACTCCCGGCCAAAGGCGCCCGCAGCCTTGCGACGCTGAACCACTATGCGCTGCGCTCGCTCGACAGCTATCTGGTGAAAAACGACCGCGGCGATGTGAACCGGGAAAACCGCGCCTTTGACGATACCTATTGGCGCGAGCGCAATGACCCCGCCTATCAGGACCTGTCGATCCAGCGTCATCTCCCGGCGCTGGAGGCGGCGCTCGCCGATCTGAAATCCGACCCCGAGATCGCCACCCTGCACGAGGAGGCGGTGCGCCTGCACCGTGCGAAACGCGATGAACTGCTGGCCCAGCCGAGCTATCAGGCGATGCGCGATCAACTGCGCGCCGCCCCCGCCCTGCCGCCGCAGGAAGAGGCGCTGTTGCGCGACCTGGGCCTCTGGACCAAAGAGGCGGCGCAATGA
- a CDS encoding vWA domain-containing protein gives MVELPELSLPDDPKLVQNITHFARALRKAGLPIGPGRVVDAVEAVAAAGFTSRQDFYWALHACFVTRPEHRAVFAQIFRLYWRDPRFLEHMMAAMLPAVRGVQEERAAKPGEKRAAEALLDGANDQIDLPEGQEDEGTEFEIDATLTMSSEERLRSLDFEQMSTEEVARAKRILSQMRLPVQPIQSRRLMAAPHGQRADWRRTLRDAARRGGDLQDIARAKRRIRWPNLVVICDISGSMSQYSRIVLHFLHSVANQKGAGWAKVHGFTFGTRLTNITRHLATRDVDAALAAAGAEAQDWEGGTRIGQCLHEFNRDWSRRVMGQGAVVLLITDGLDRDDPDQLAKEMQRLHLSSRRLIWLNPLLRWEGFAPKAQGIRAMLPHVDSFRAGHSIASLEDLAQVISRPEDQGEKARLMALL, from the coding sequence ATGGTTGAACTGCCTGAGCTTTCCCTGCCGGACGATCCCAAACTCGTCCAGAACATCACCCATTTCGCCCGCGCTCTGCGCAAGGCGGGGCTGCCCATCGGGCCGGGCCGGGTGGTGGACGCGGTCGAGGCGGTGGCGGCAGCAGGTTTTACCAGTCGGCAGGATTTCTACTGGGCACTGCATGCCTGTTTCGTGACCCGTCCCGAACACCGGGCGGTGTTTGCGCAGATCTTTCGCCTCTACTGGCGCGATCCGCGGTTTCTGGAGCATATGATGGCGGCGATGCTGCCTGCGGTGCGCGGCGTGCAGGAAGAGCGCGCCGCCAAACCCGGTGAAAAACGCGCTGCCGAGGCGCTGCTGGATGGGGCGAATGATCAGATCGACCTGCCAGAGGGGCAAGAGGACGAGGGCACCGAGTTCGAGATCGACGCGACCCTGACCATGTCCTCCGAGGAGCGCCTGCGGTCCTTGGATTTCGAGCAGATGAGCACCGAGGAAGTTGCCCGCGCCAAACGCATCCTTTCCCAGATGCGCCTGCCGGTGCAGCCGATCCAGTCGCGCCGCTTAATGGCCGCGCCGCATGGGCAGCGGGCCGATTGGCGGCGCACCCTGCGCGATGCGGCCCGCCGGGGTGGCGATCTGCAAGATATCGCCCGTGCCAAGCGGCGCATCCGCTGGCCCAATCTGGTGGTGATCTGCGATATATCCGGCTCCATGAGCCAGTACAGCCGCATCGTGCTGCATTTCCTGCATTCGGTCGCCAACCAAAAGGGCGCGGGCTGGGCGAAGGTGCATGGGTTCACCTTTGGCACGCGGCTCACCAATATCACCCGCCATCTGGCCACGCGCGATGTGGACGCGGCCTTGGCCGCAGCGGGCGCCGAGGCGCAGGATTGGGAAGGCGGCACCCGCATCGGCCAGTGCCTGCATGAGTTCAACCGCGACTGGTCGCGCCGGGTAATGGGGCAGGGGGCTGTGGTGCTGCTGATCACCGACGGGCTGGACCGGGACGACCCGGACCAACTGGCCAAGGAGATGCAGCGCCTGCACCTGTCATCGCGGCGGCTGATCTGGCTGAACCCGCTCTTGCGCTGGGAAGGCTTCGCCCCCAAGGCACAAGGTATCCGCGCCATGCTGCCCCATGTGGACAGTTTTCGGGCCGGCCACTCCATTGCCTCGCTCGAAGATCTGGCGCAGGTGATTTCCCGCCCCGAGGATCAGGGCGAAAAGGCGCGGTTGATGGCGCTTCTCTGA
- a CDS encoding AAA family ATPase: MTEAQSIDQVQQMLGEQGYVCGRALATVVFLSLRLGRPLFLEGEAGVGKTEIAKALSAALGRRLIRLQCYEGLDASSAVYEWNFAAQMVAIRTAEAAGGADRAALQTELFSDEFLIERPLLEAMRPDENGAPVLLIDELDRTDEPFEAFLLEALSDFQVTIPELGTIKAPEPPIVILTSNRTREVHDALKRRCLYHWVDYPDFTREVEILRARAPEASEKLSREVVAFVQALRTEDLFKKPGVAETIDWANCLLALDVIDLSPEVIADTLGAILKYQDDIAQLQGSEAKRILDKAKQTLEETP, encoded by the coding sequence ATGACAGAGGCGCAATCCATCGATCAGGTGCAACAGATGCTGGGCGAGCAGGGGTATGTCTGCGGCCGGGCGCTTGCTACCGTGGTCTTCCTGTCGCTGCGTCTGGGCCGCCCCTTGTTCCTAGAAGGCGAGGCCGGCGTCGGCAAGACCGAGATCGCCAAGGCGCTGTCGGCGGCGCTGGGTCGGCGCCTGATCCGGCTGCAATGCTACGAGGGGCTTGATGCCTCCAGCGCGGTTTATGAATGGAATTTTGCCGCGCAGATGGTGGCGATCCGCACCGCTGAGGCTGCAGGCGGCGCCGACCGCGCGGCGCTGCAAACGGAGCTGTTCTCTGATGAGTTTCTGATCGAACGGCCACTTTTGGAGGCGATGCGCCCCGATGAGAATGGCGCGCCGGTGCTGCTGATCGACGAACTGGACCGCACCGATGAGCCCTTCGAGGCGTTCCTGCTGGAGGCGCTCAGTGATTTTCAGGTGACCATTCCCGAACTTGGCACCATCAAGGCGCCCGAGCCGCCCATCGTGATCCTGACCTCCAACCGCACGCGTGAGGTGCATGACGCGCTGAAACGGCGCTGCCTGTATCACTGGGTCGATTACCCCGATTTCACCCGCGAGGTCGAAATCCTGCGGGCCCGCGCGCCGGAAGCCTCAGAAAAACTCAGCCGCGAAGTCGTCGCCTTTGTCCAGGCGCTGCGGACCGAGGATCTGTTCAAGAAACCCGGCGTGGCCGAAACAATCGACTGGGCCAATTGCCTGCTTGCGCTCGACGTGATCGACCTCTCCCCTGAGGTGATCGCCGATACATTGGGCGCGATCCTGAAATACCAGGACGACATCGCACAATTGCAGGGCTCCGAGGCGAAACGCATCCTCGACAAGGCCAAGCAGACATTGGAGGAGACGCCGTGA
- a CDS encoding DUF6691 family protein → MMSIVLAIVIGLAFGAVLDRIGASNPNMIGKMLNLTNLNLAKTILLAIGTGSVLMFAGQMLGFVDVGHMSVKAAYIGVFIGGLMLGAGWALAGYCPGTGVVAAASGRKDALFFIAGGLLGAAAYMVTYPMWESSGLLDSIAGGKVTVGTVPGSKFDGMTALPGDVLGIVLGLGFIALAFALPERLTPSKSNLQPAE, encoded by the coding sequence ATGATGTCTATCGTTCTCGCAATTGTTATCGGCCTGGCCTTCGGCGCGGTGTTGGACCGTATTGGCGCCAGCAACCCGAACATGATCGGCAAGATGCTGAACCTCACCAACCTCAACCTGGCCAAGACCATTCTGCTGGCCATTGGCACCGGTTCGGTGCTGATGTTCGCGGGCCAGATGCTGGGCTTTGTCGACGTGGGCCATATGTCCGTGAAGGCCGCCTATATCGGCGTCTTCATCGGCGGGCTGATGCTGGGCGCGGGCTGGGCACTGGCGGGCTATTGCCCCGGCACCGGCGTTGTCGCGGCGGCCTCGGGGCGCAAGGATGCGCTGTTCTTCATCGCCGGCGGCCTTCTGGGGGCGGCGGCCTATATGGTGACCTACCCGATGTGGGAATCGAGCGGCCTTCTGGACAGCATCGCGGGCGGTAAGGTTACCGTTGGCACCGTGCCGGGATCCAAGTTCGACGGGATGACGGCGCTGCCGGGCGATGTCCTCGGCATCGTTCTGGGCCTTGGTTTCATCGCGCTGGCCTTTGCCCTGCCCGAGCGGCTGACGCCCTCCAAATCGAACCTGCAACCGGCTGAATAG
- a CDS encoding glycosyltransferase family 2 protein encodes MRIVLHIGLEHTGAERLQKVLAHKRDQLRGKGVLFPTSPGGSNHTRLFMAVTDPDHVDPLRHARGLADPERQALLREKLSADLVREVNEAQPDILILTASQLGSRLHRRSELMRLKDLLTPLSGDISIVAHLDDPTRLLARSYGAQVLNGRATPLERELALADQPDWWQACLAHQPQIRPQENQFEETEGAPFWLDYTALQQHWESVFGAGSMSFRSYDEAVLYGPEATKEIRAAFGIAQQIGRCGAATPPAMPVAPWLTRARQLNTLLQHITLHRNRIVPPKMWRGFLNELQIGGAPMDPAQLARISNRFAAANQALAEQHPGLSAANFATQAGAQDHSGAKWQEADPEMGFRASQYLLRFMPQIEAATHASRPAEEAKPDPAATEPTAQARKVMTPLALKNFEMLQTSPFRPHDNLGVLDETARAAPYAEVPRRALPQGSSGNVIVGCMKNEAPYILEWVAYHRAIGVDNFLIYTNGCEDGTAEILDRLQELGILQHRNNDDWRGKSPQQHALNQSLQEPVITQADWIVHIDVDEFINVRCGNGTLQDFFDRVPDATNVAMTWRLFGHNDVTRLSDEFVIGQFDACAPKYCPKPHTVWGFKTMFKNTGAYQKISCHRPNKLQDGFRDQVRWVNGSGRDMTQDVLDNGWRNSRRSIGYDLLQLNHYALRSAESFLVKRQRGRALHVDRSIGLNYWIRMDWNDHRDVTIQRNLPRLRAEYDRLMEDATLRQWHEKGLDWHRAKAEELHGMEEFETLYRQALDVKLTATERVAYALALDMES; translated from the coding sequence ATGCGCATCGTTCTTCATATCGGGCTCGAGCATACAGGCGCCGAGCGGCTGCAAAAGGTTCTGGCCCACAAACGGGACCAGTTGCGCGGCAAGGGCGTGTTGTTTCCCACCTCTCCCGGCGGCAGCAATCACACGCGCCTGTTCATGGCGGTGACGGATCCCGATCACGTGGACCCGCTACGCCACGCCCGCGGCCTTGCCGATCCCGAGCGGCAGGCGCTGTTGCGCGAAAAACTGAGCGCCGATCTGGTCCGTGAGGTCAATGAGGCGCAGCCGGACATTCTGATCCTCACGGCCTCGCAACTGGGCAGCAGGCTGCACCGGCGCAGCGAGCTGATGCGGCTAAAAGATTTGCTGACCCCGCTATCCGGCGACATCAGCATCGTGGCGCATCTGGACGATCCCACCCGCCTGCTGGCGCGCAGTTATGGCGCGCAGGTGCTGAACGGGCGCGCTACCCCGCTGGAACGCGAACTGGCGCTGGCCGATCAACCGGACTGGTGGCAAGCCTGCCTCGCGCATCAGCCGCAGATCAGACCGCAGGAAAACCAGTTCGAAGAAACCGAAGGCGCCCCCTTCTGGCTGGATTATACGGCCTTGCAACAGCATTGGGAGAGCGTTTTCGGCGCCGGGTCCATGAGCTTCCGCTCTTACGACGAGGCGGTGCTTTACGGGCCGGAGGCCACCAAAGAGATCCGCGCCGCCTTCGGCATTGCGCAGCAGATCGGCCGCTGCGGCGCTGCAACACCGCCCGCGATGCCTGTCGCGCCGTGGCTGACGCGGGCGCGGCAGCTCAATACGCTGCTGCAGCATATCACCCTGCACCGGAACAGGATCGTGCCACCGAAAATGTGGCGCGGTTTCCTGAATGAGCTGCAGATTGGCGGCGCGCCGATGGACCCGGCGCAGCTGGCCCGTATCTCAAACCGGTTTGCCGCCGCAAATCAGGCGCTTGCCGAGCAGCACCCCGGATTGTCTGCAGCCAACTTCGCCACCCAGGCCGGTGCCCAAGACCATTCCGGCGCAAAGTGGCAGGAGGCGGACCCGGAAATGGGCTTTCGCGCCTCGCAATACCTGCTGCGCTTCATGCCGCAGATTGAGGCCGCAACCCACGCCTCCCGACCAGCGGAAGAGGCCAAGCCGGACCCAGCCGCCACGGAACCCACCGCGCAGGCCCGCAAAGTGATGACCCCGCTGGCGTTAAAAAACTTCGAAATGCTGCAAACATCGCCCTTCCGGCCGCATGACAATCTCGGCGTACTGGATGAAACCGCGCGTGCCGCCCCCTATGCGGAGGTGCCCCGCCGCGCCCTGCCTCAAGGCAGCAGCGGCAATGTGATCGTCGGCTGCATGAAGAACGAGGCGCCGTATATTCTGGAATGGGTCGCCTATCACCGCGCCATCGGCGTGGACAACTTCCTGATCTACACCAATGGCTGCGAGGACGGCACCGCCGAGATCCTCGACCGGCTGCAAGAGCTGGGCATCCTGCAGCACCGCAACAACGACGACTGGCGCGGCAAGTCTCCGCAGCAACACGCACTGAACCAATCGCTGCAGGAACCGGTGATCACCCAGGCCGATTGGATCGTCCATATCGACGTTGATGAATTCATCAACGTGCGCTGTGGCAACGGCACCCTGCAGGATTTCTTTGACCGGGTGCCGGATGCCACCAATGTGGCGATGACCTGGCGCCTGTTTGGCCATAACGATGTGACACGGCTGTCGGACGAATTTGTCATCGGCCAGTTTGATGCCTGCGCGCCGAAATACTGCCCCAAGCCGCACACGGTCTGGGGCTTCAAGACGATGTTCAAAAACACCGGCGCCTACCAGAAGATCAGCTGCCACCGCCCCAACAAGCTGCAGGACGGGTTCCGCGATCAGGTCCGCTGGGTCAACGGATCGGGCCGCGACATGACGCAGGATGTGCTCGACAACGGATGGCGCAACTCGCGCCGCTCCATCGGTTACGATCTGCTGCAGCTCAACCACTACGCGCTGCGCTCGGCCGAAAGTTTTCTGGTCAAACGTCAGCGCGGACGTGCGCTGCATGTGGATCGCTCCATCGGCCTCAACTACTGGATCCGCATGGACTGGAACGACCACAGGGACGTCACCATCCAGCGCAACCTGCCGCGCCTGCGCGCCGAATATGACCGGCTGATGGAGGATGCGACCCTGCGCCAGTGGCACGAAAAAGGCCTCGACTGGCATCGCGCCAAGGCCGAGGAACTGCATGGGATGGAGGAATTCGAAACCCTTTACCGGCAGGCTCTGGACGTAAAACTGACCGCAACCGAACGCGTTGCATATGCGCTTGCGCTGGATATGGAGAGCTGA
- a CDS encoding molybdopterin-binding protein, whose protein sequence is MKFGPVPLDQAEGAILAHSLHLETRKIAKGTALAAEDLRDLAASGFSEVTAARLESGDMHEDAAAQALAHAIVPDPSAQGLRISGAGAGRVNLYAETCGVVELDRAQLEAVNAVDPMITIATVPAYHRVDAGGMIATIKIIAYGVPEAHLMQAARNAGGALRVRAPVYKTATLIETRVTGDTPSEKGRAAMAGRLDRMGMELTDRVVVPHREAELSAAIGDAPGEVILILTGSATSDPLDVAPQALRLAGGTVTRFGMPVDPGNLLFLGALGEKPVIGLPGCARSPALNGADWVLERVICGVALRGADIAAMGVGGLLKEIPTRPMPRRAGQDDAGRG, encoded by the coding sequence ATGAAGTTCGGCCCGGTTCCGCTGGATCAGGCCGAGGGGGCGATCCTGGCGCATTCCCTGCATCTGGAGACCCGCAAGATTGCCAAGGGCACGGCGCTGGCCGCTGAAGATCTTCGCGATCTGGCCGCCTCCGGTTTCTCCGAAGTCACCGCCGCGCGGCTGGAAAGCGGCGATATGCACGAGGATGCGGCGGCGCAGGCGCTGGCCCACGCCATTGTCCCAGACCCAAGCGCCCAAGGGCTGCGCATTTCCGGCGCCGGGGCGGGGCGGGTGAACCTTTACGCCGAAACCTGCGGTGTGGTGGAGCTGGACCGGGCGCAGCTGGAGGCGGTGAATGCGGTCGATCCGATGATCACCATCGCCACCGTGCCCGCCTATCACCGGGTCGATGCAGGCGGCATGATCGCCACCATCAAGATCATCGCCTACGGGGTGCCTGAGGCGCACCTGATGCAAGCGGCAAGGAATGCAGGCGGGGCGTTGCGGGTGCGCGCCCCGGTTTACAAGACCGCAACCCTGATCGAAACGCGGGTTACGGGCGATACTCCATCCGAAAAGGGCCGCGCGGCCATGGCCGGAAGGCTCGACCGGATGGGTATGGAGTTGACAGATCGCGTGGTTGTGCCCCACCGCGAGGCGGAGCTTTCCGCAGCCATCGGCGATGCGCCGGGAGAGGTCATCCTGATCCTTACCGGATCGGCGACCTCGGACCCACTGGATGTGGCGCCTCAGGCGCTGCGGCTGGCGGGGGGCACGGTGACGCGCTTTGGCATGCCGGTCGATCCGGGCAACCTTCTGTTTCTCGGTGCGCTGGGCGAAAAGCCTGTGATCGGCCTGCCGGGCTGCGCCCGCTCGCCTGCGCTTAATGGCGCGGACTGGGTGTTGGAACGGGTGATCTGTGGCGTCGCGTTGCGCGGGGCGGATATCGCCGCCATGGGGGTTGGCGGGCTGCTGAAAGAGATTCCCACCCGGCCCATGCCGCGCCGCGCTGGACAGGATGACGCCGGGCGTGGCTGA